TCTGGGAGAGATAGAGCGGCACCCAGAACGACAGCGTGCCCCAGGTGGGGTCGGCCAGGAAGCGCGGCAGGGCGATGCCCCAGAACTGCCCCTGCTTGAGAATCGACAGGACGGAGGGGCGGCCCGCGACGGCGTCCAGGTGCGCCTCCTGCCCCGCCGCGATCAGCGCCCGCTCCTCTTCGGTCATCGACGGATGCTTGTCGGGCGCGCGATAGCAGACCAGCCAGAGCACCACCCAGGCCAGGCCCATCACGCCGGTCAGCACGAAGGCCGCGCGCCAGTTCCAGGTGAGAACCGCCCAGACGACCAGTGGCGGCGCGAGCACCGAGCCGATCGAGGCGCCAATGTTGAACACCCCGCCGGCGAAGCCGCGTTCCTTGGCGGGGAACCATGTGGCCACGGCCTTCATCCCCGCCGGCTGCGCGGAGCCCTCGGCCAGACCGAGGAACCCTCGCAGCACCGCGAAGCCTTGCCAGTTGTTGGCCAGGCCGTGCGCCATGGCGATCAGCGACCAGGCGGCGGCGAAGACGGCGAAGCCGGTGCGCAGGCCCAGCGTGTCCAGAATATAGCCGCAGACCGGCTGCAGCATGATCCCCAGCTGAAAGGCGCTGGTGATCCAGGAGTACTCGGTCACCGTGATGCCGAGATCCTTCATGAGCGTCGGCGCCGCGACCCCCATGGTCGAGCGCGTCAGGTAGTTGACGATCGCGCCCAGCATCACCAGGCCGATGATCCACCAGCGCAGGGCTTTGAGTTTCGGCAAGGCGGCTCCCCCTCCGGGCCTCGGCGGACCCGCTCCTGGTACCGCTAACGCCGAAGCGCGTGACCGTCCACTCCCGACCGGTCAAGATAGACTGAAGTCTTAGTCGGCGGCTTGGCGGCTCGCCGCCACCGCCTTGCGCCGACGAGACGTGGGCTGGCGTCGCGTCGCCGTCCTGCCGCCGCCCTTAACGCCCTTTCGCCGCGCCCTGGCGTCCTTCTCGGCGGCGACCTTCTCGAGGACCTGCTGGTGTCGCTTCGCCCGCGCCTTGCAGCGGCTGTGCATGGCCTCCAGCTCCTTATCGGTCAGTTTTTCGATGCCCATGAAGGCGTCCTCCGCCTCGGTGGACGCACGGATCAGCTCGTCGAGCTTGGTCTGAAGCGCCACGCCGTCGCGGTTCTGGGTGTTCTGGATCAGGAACACCATCAGGAAGGTGACGATGGTGGTGCCGGTGTTGATGACCAGCTGCCAGGTCTCGGAAAACCGGAATAGCGGGCCCGAGATCGCCCAGACCAGCACCATTCCAACGCAGATCAGAAACGCCGGCGGACTGCCGGTGGCCTTGGCGGTGATATTGGCGAACTTGGCGAAGAGCTTGTCCACGGCGACCTCCCTGTCGCTCCGCCAACGCTCAGGTTTCGAGGGAGGCTCCCGCCTGTTCGGCCCGGCGCCGGCCAACGCCGTCCTGGCGCCGCACTTCGCCGACGAAACGGTCATGCCGCTGCTCGGTCGCCGGCTCCCAGATGAAGACTCCCGAGCAGTCGTGCGCTGTCGCGATCTCGGACGCCAGGATCAAGGCTTCTTTGTCGGACTCGGCCGCCTCAGCGATGAAGGTCAGCGAAACACCGTCGGCGCGATGCGGGTAGAAAAGGTAGGTCGGCATGAGCATACTCCGGCCAGACGAGCGGGAGCGGAAAGCGCCACCTTCCTTCTCTCAGCCACCGACGCTCGAAGAAACCGTGCCGGTGATGCGGACAGTATAGTCACTCAGATTGGGCTTTGCGAACGAATATTCCCATTATCGCCCGCAGACCTTTGTCGAATACCCGACATAGGGAAAATTATAGATCAAAATTCCACATATCGCTGCCGACCGACTGATGTTCGTCTCGAACATGGATCCACGTGCCGCCCCTTGTTCCCTTCGCCCCAACCCTTGAGTGGCCTGAATATCTGCTGGTCCCTCCGCAGCGTCTCGGCCACTCTGGCGCTGAAGCGTAGGAGGACGCGATGATCGGATACACCCTGGTGGGCGCCAACGACCTGGACAAGGCCAAGGGGTTCTACGACGACCTCTTCGGCGCGATCGGCGTCAAGCGCCTGATGGAGTTCCCGACGGGCGGCTGCGCCTGGGGGGCGGACTGGACCAAGCCGATGTTCGGGGTCGGTAAGCCCTACAACGGCGAGGCCGCGACGTTCGGCAACGGCACGATGATCGCCTTGGTGCTCGACGAACGCGCCAAGGTCGACAGCCTGTATGAGAAGGCGATCAGCCTGGGCGCTCAGTGCGAGGGCAAGCCGGGCGTGCGCGGCGACGAGGGCCCGCAGGCCTTCTATGCCGCCTATTTCCGCGACCTGGACGGCAACAAGCTTTGCGCGTTCCGCGTCGGCCCGGCCTAGAGCCCTTTGGCTCTAGAGGGCCCTGAATGTCTGACTTTAGAGCCTGTTCATCTGGTCTGGATGGCTCCATCTAAACCAGAACGCTCTAGCGGTAGCGGAGCGTCCAGCGCACCGTGATCGTCCCCTGAGCATCCTGCGCGCCCGTGCAGGTCGTCAGGGCGGTCATCGGCCCGGTGACGGAGCGGTAGGCGGGCTCGTTGTCCAGATCGCGCGTCGCGCAGGTCAGGCCTTGCACGTCGAACGTCCTCACCGCGCCGCGCGCGAAGCGAGTCGCGCCGCCCCGGCTGACGCCGCCACGCGAGAAGCTGGCGAAGGCGAGGTCCACGGCCTTCGCCGAAACGCCGGGCTTTAGCGTGAACACGTCGGTCCGGCGGATCAGGCCAGGCTCCAGCACATAGGTCGTGTGCGCGCTGACCCGATCGTCGGGCAC
The DNA window shown above is from Caulobacter sp. FWC26 and carries:
- a CDS encoding low affinity iron permease family protein; amino-acid sequence: MDKLFAKFANITAKATGSPPAFLICVGMVLVWAISGPLFRFSETWQLVINTGTTIVTFLMVFLIQNTQNRDGVALQTKLDELIRASTEAEDAFMGIEKLTDKELEAMHSRCKARAKRHQQVLEKVAAEKDARARRKGVKGGGRTATRRQPTSRRRKAVAASRQAAD
- a CDS encoding VOC family protein, yielding MIGYTLVGANDLDKAKGFYDDLFGAIGVKRLMEFPTGGCAWGADWTKPMFGVGKPYNGEAATFGNGTMIALVLDERAKVDSLYEKAISLGAQCEGKPGVRGDEGPQAFYAAYFRDLDGNKLCAFRVGPA
- a CDS encoding MFS transporter — translated: MLGAIVNYLTRSTMGVAAPTLMKDLGITVTEYSWITSAFQLGIMLQPVCGYILDTLGLRTGFAVFAAAWSLIAMAHGLANNWQGFAVLRGFLGLAEGSAQPAGMKAVATWFPAKERGFAGGVFNIGASIGSVLAPPLVVWAVLTWNWRAAFVLTGVMGLAWVVLWLVCYRAPDKHPSMTEEERALIAAGQEAHLDAVAGRPSVLSILKQGQFWGIALPRFLADPTWGTLSFWVPLYLSQTRGFDLKQIALFAWMPFVAADLGCMAGPVIAMVLQKRGVSLINARRIAFTLGAVLMTGMMFVGKVESAYAAIALLCLGGFAHQTLSVTVITMASDLFRRNEVATVAGLAGMMGNLGLLLFSLLIGGLVTKIGYDPFFIALGVLDIAGAVLLWTLVKDRAAPAKAAA